A genomic segment from Lutzomyia longipalpis isolate SR_M1_2022 chromosome 3, ASM2433408v1 encodes:
- the LOC129791712 gene encoding sphingolipid delta(4)-desaturase DES1, producing MGQKVSRTDFEWVYTEEPHASRRKLMLEKYPQIKKLFGYDPMFKYVAGGMVLMQMIMLFVMQDRSWTTILLAAYCFGGVINHSLMLAVHEISHNLAFGHARPMANRMFGFFCNLPIGLPFSISFKKYHLEHHRYQGDEVADTDIPTYLEAKLFCTTFGKFIWVVLQPFFYIFRPIVVNPKPPTTLEFVNVVIQLAFDAIVVYFFGWRVMAYLVLGSVLAMGLHPVAGHFISEHYMFAKGFETYSYYGPLNWITFNVGYHNEHHDFPAIPGSRLPEVRKIAPEFYDNMPQHSSWVKVLYDFVTDPAVGPYARIKRKARGLDS from the exons ATGGGGCAAAAGGTGTCTCGAACGGATTTTGAGTGG GTGTACACGGAAGAACCGCATGCCAGTCGCCGGAAGTTGATGCTGGAAAAGTACCCGCAAATTAAGAAGTTGTTTGGGTATGATCCGATGTTTAAGTACGTTGCGGGTGGGATGGTGCTCATGCAGATGATTATGCTGTTTGTCATGCAAGATCGCTCCTGGACGACGATCCTCCTGGCAGCATATTGTTTTGGGGGCGTCATCAATCACTCCCTGATGCTGGCTGTGCATGAGATCTCCCACAATTTAGCGTTCGGGCATGCCCGGCCCATGGCAAACCGGATGTTTGGCTTCTTCTGCAATCTCCCCATTGGCCTGCCCTTTTCGATTTCCTTCAAAAAGTACCATTTGGAGCATCATCGATATCAGGGCGATGAAGTGGCCGACACGGACATCCCCACGTACCTGGAGGCGAAGCTGTTCTGCACGACGTTTGGGAAGTTCATCTGGGTCGTGCTGCAGCcattcttctacattttccgcCCCATTGTGGTGAACCCCAAGCCCCCGACTACGCTGGAATTTGTCAATGTTGTCATTCAGCTGGCATTTGATGCCATCGTGGTTTACTTCTTCGGATGGCGCGTGATGGCATACCTGGTGTTGGGCTCTGTGCTCGCCATGGGCCTCCATCCGGTTGCTGGGCACTTTATCAGTGAGCACTACATGTTTGCCAAGGGCTTCGAAACGTACTCCTACTACGGGCCCCTCAATTGGATCACCTTCAACGTTGGCTACCACAATGAGCATCACGACTTCCCCGCTATACCCGGTAGTCGGCTACCGGAAGTACGCAAAATCGCCCCGGAATTCTACGACAACATGCCCCAGCATTCGTCATGGGTCAAGGTCCTCTATGACTTTGTCACAGATCCCGCCGTGGGACCCTATGCACGGATTAAGCGCAAGGCACGTGGACTTGATTCCtaa
- the LOC129791711 gene encoding transmembrane protein 183 encodes MSKKAKDKNKKYQAASDFSLNDCANAAVPGVRKKKPFGDCNNTKKLIQLAEGEKLEEGTSEEFDGEEVPENVAEVAAAVELPEEDFIDYSFDVWWLISEHIMPEDISRFSLICRKTATVVRMVKFWMHLYHRFYTPHIDLPAPLRPHKMAKQPNKRNAVIRTLFYTYSPFNLSVNRRAGRDPACLVGHRVASSWFVQQPGAKQQWIFIYTFKPRTGETNQRRKEANAQKKTNLEENSHVLLISTRQFRPLPHFHAHDVFLKALTRPLATGFSEFALRMEFEDYKRSIVHTITYDSGVSVQVIDWFSPLYETTVKKLCDFSACDDREGTFFAD; translated from the exons ATGTCCAAAAAGGCAAAGGACAAGAACAAGAAATATCAAGCAGCATCAG ATTTCTCCCTGAATGACTGTGCAAATGCTGCTGTACCTGGTGTGAGGAAGAAGAAACCCTTTGGAGATTGCAATAACACCAAGAAATTGATTCAGTTGGCTGAGGGTGAGAAATTGGAGGAGGGAACATCCGAAGAATTTGACGGGGAGGAAGTTCCTGAGAATGTGGCGGAAGTGGCAGCAGCAGTGGAGCTTCCGGAAGAGGATTTCATTGATTACTCCTTTGATGTTTGGTGGTTAATTTCCGAGCACATAATGCCCGAAGATATTTCACGTTTTTCCCTCATTTGCCGCAAGACTGCCACTGTTGTGCGGATGGTGAAGTTCTGGATGCACCTCTACCATCGCTTCTACACGCCCCACATTGATCTTCCTGCTCCCCTTCGACCGCACAAGATGGCAAAGCAGCCGAACAAGAGGAATGCCGTCATCCGGACACTTTTCTACACTTACTCCCCATTCAATTTGAGCGTAAATAGACGAGCTGGCAGGGATCCTGCATGCCTTGTGGGTCACCGTGTGGCGTCATCGTGGTTCGTACAGCAACCTGGTGCGAAGCAGCAGTGGATCTTCATCTACACCTTCAAACCACGAACAGGAGAAACAAATCAACGGCGGAAGGAGGCAAATGCCCAAAAGAAGACGAACCTTGAGGAAAATAGTCACGTCCTGCTGATCTCAACGCGCCAATTTCGCCCCCTGCCCCATTTCCATGCCCACGATGTATTCCTCAAAGCCCTCACACGACCACTCGCCACGGGGTTCTCCGAATTTGCGCTCCGGATGGAATTTGAGGACTACAAAAGGAGCATCGTGCACACAATTACGTACGACAGTGGGGTTTCAGTGCAAGTCATCGACTGGTTCTCGCCGCTCTACGAGACAACAGTGAAGAAACTCTGTGATTTTTCTGCGTGTGACGATCGTGAAGGTACATTTTTTGCTGATTAA